One window of Pseudacidobacterium ailaaui genomic DNA carries:
- the cas8g1 gene encoding type I-G CRISPR-associated protein Cas8g1/Csx17 — protein sequence MNEIVLGGCSPTPLASYLKALGVLRLLSGKYPETKAAWRNESLWLRTPLTCEQMEQFFLHEYQPTPVMAPWNGGSGFYEKDNKYALNIILKSDDARLDTYRNCLGMVEEALTGMDRSASPKGEEKVFLLVQMRGLLPDEAIDWLDAAVFLTGDTPQYPPLLGTGGNDGRLDFTNNFMQRLVDVLCLDGKSAEAESRNWLRMSLFGEPAAGLINSKIGQFSPGQAGGPNATTGFKAEAVINPWDFVLMIEGALLFAAAAVRRHEDDPYGALSYPFTVTAVGAGFGGLGEGDKANARGELWMPLWSQYASYPEVRALLSEGRVVLGRKPARNALDFIRAIHHLGGYRGIRSFQRYAFLKRNGDAHLATPLTRVEVTDKPRTNLLDELDQNHWLEEFRKFAQSDEIAKRFHTLCHDLEDIFFKFSGKESTPAETQAILTLLGEIQSALASSSKARENVNPIPLLSKRWIQQANDHTPAFRIACALAGLRGTQEIRLPIMAQIFPVHPCSPRWKEDTEGDRKRGKDLYDGVRLCMGMAGSLPNQLRHLLERRLWLAEKLEMNDKPLQSASGATLEDVAAFLEDDSMDRKIAALLPGLSLCKVPEDDDRRSNGTVPAAFALLKLCFTPNSILRSLGVLQPDVHLPVPPGVLTQLASEHKPDRMVLAAWRRLRIAGMEPVFTQDALPALDGISAQRVAAALLIPLRYGAYGKLAGSVLKKIHDAAGNPAA from the coding sequence ATGAACGAGATAGTTCTTGGTGGGTGTTCGCCAACGCCGTTGGCCAGCTATCTTAAAGCGCTTGGAGTCTTGCGATTGCTCTCCGGAAAATATCCAGAAACCAAGGCAGCTTGGAGAAACGAATCCCTTTGGCTGCGAACACCGCTGACGTGTGAGCAGATGGAGCAGTTCTTTCTGCACGAATATCAGCCAACGCCGGTCATGGCACCGTGGAATGGCGGCAGTGGGTTCTATGAAAAAGATAATAAATATGCGCTCAACATAATTCTTAAAAGCGATGACGCCAGGCTTGACACTTATCGCAACTGCTTGGGTATGGTCGAAGAAGCCCTTACAGGCATGGACCGAAGCGCCAGTCCCAAGGGTGAAGAAAAGGTTTTTCTTCTTGTCCAGATGCGTGGGCTTCTCCCCGACGAGGCCATCGATTGGTTGGATGCGGCGGTTTTTCTCACAGGCGACACGCCGCAATATCCCCCTCTGCTCGGTACAGGGGGCAATGACGGCCGGCTGGACTTTACCAATAACTTTATGCAGCGCCTTGTGGATGTACTTTGTTTGGACGGTAAGAGCGCTGAGGCGGAGTCGCGTAACTGGCTTCGGATGTCACTGTTTGGAGAGCCCGCCGCAGGTCTGATCAACAGCAAGATCGGCCAGTTTTCACCTGGACAGGCCGGTGGCCCCAATGCCACGACTGGTTTCAAGGCCGAGGCTGTCATCAATCCATGGGACTTTGTACTCATGATTGAAGGCGCTTTACTCTTCGCTGCTGCCGCTGTTCGCCGCCATGAGGATGATCCCTATGGCGCTCTGAGTTACCCATTTACTGTGACGGCCGTTGGAGCGGGATTCGGCGGCCTGGGTGAAGGCGATAAAGCCAATGCGCGCGGCGAACTTTGGATGCCATTATGGAGCCAATATGCGAGTTATCCAGAGGTCCGTGCTCTGCTTTCTGAAGGTCGTGTAGTACTTGGCAGGAAGCCGGCGCGGAACGCGCTTGATTTCATCCGCGCCATCCACCATTTAGGTGGTTATCGGGGTATCCGTAGCTTTCAACGCTATGCGTTTCTAAAGCGAAATGGTGACGCGCATCTTGCTACTCCTCTTACGCGCGTCGAAGTGACTGATAAGCCTCGTACGAACCTGCTCGATGAACTCGACCAGAATCACTGGCTGGAAGAATTTCGTAAGTTCGCACAAAGCGATGAGATCGCAAAGCGCTTTCATACCTTGTGCCATGATCTGGAGGACATTTTTTTCAAGTTCTCCGGCAAAGAATCTACTCCTGCAGAAACCCAGGCCATCCTGACATTGCTTGGAGAAATTCAATCTGCGCTGGCCAGCAGCAGCAAGGCAAGAGAAAATGTCAATCCAATCCCGCTACTTTCTAAGCGGTGGATACAACAAGCCAATGACCATACGCCGGCCTTCCGCATTGCTTGTGCATTGGCCGGTTTGCGAGGAACCCAGGAGATCCGACTGCCAATCATGGCCCAGATTTTTCCCGTGCATCCCTGCTCGCCGCGGTGGAAAGAAGATACCGAGGGTGACCGGAAGCGTGGAAAAGACCTTTACGATGGAGTGCGGCTTTGCATGGGCATGGCTGGAAGCCTCCCGAATCAGCTGCGCCATCTGCTTGAGCGCAGACTCTGGCTGGCTGAAAAACTTGAGATGAATGATAAACCGCTGCAAAGTGCCTCTGGCGCTACGCTTGAGGACGTTGCAGCCTTTCTTGAAGACGACAGCATGGACCGGAAGATTGCTGCACTCCTGCCGGGCCTGAGCCTGTGCAAGGTACCGGAAGACGACGACCGCAGATCGAACGGAACGGTTCCCGCGGCCTTTGCTCTGCTGAAGCTATGCTTTACGCCCAACTCGATTTTGCGCAGTCTGGGAGTGCTTCAACCAGATGTGCACCTTCCTGTGCCCCCGGGGGTTCTTACGCAACTTGCCTCCGAACATAAGCCCGATCGCATGGTGCTTGCAGCATGGCGGCGACTCCGCATTGCTGGCATGGAGCCGGTTTTTACGCAGGACGCTTTGCCTGCACTCGATGGCATCTCTGCGCAACGCGTAGCTGCTGCGCTGCTCATTCCGTTGCGTTACGGCGCGTATGGCAAGCTTGCGGGGAGCGTGCTGAAGAAGATCCATGATGCGGCTGGAAATCCGGCGGCATAA
- the cas7g gene encoding type I-G CRISPR-associated RAMP protein Csb1/Cas7g codes for MSLDLSTLNNAPRLLLEAKLQPLQGTRFQPTGFPEIGAAQYEGPDGTAMLLVESAQSMANRMEEVCWDKVADDWVQPLQGLSVIKVKDKDGKPLTNSVLEAHRINSPYILEGRDKTVFNRLKSELANMEEGLVDLRKLASILLKLDINALLHGVFLAKKELAGGRLRLPRALSGFIEASKVNTAASGGVKNDGVNPSGDTSKGFGNVPFARDEFVSSDIGAFFNLDLAQLRGYGFSQPVYELLVGLALFKIRGFLEEGLRLRTACDLECKSIEVKRPTGFELPSWDALKSALPGLIEKAKADAGFEVTTVIYSSAGKSNKDTSNSTSGTANASGDDQRE; via the coding sequence ATGAGCCTTGATCTTTCCACGTTGAACAACGCTCCTCGTCTGCTGCTGGAGGCAAAGCTGCAACCGCTGCAGGGGACACGCTTCCAACCAACGGGCTTCCCGGAAATCGGCGCAGCACAATACGAAGGACCAGATGGAACAGCGATGTTGTTGGTTGAGTCTGCGCAAAGTATGGCCAACCGCATGGAGGAAGTTTGTTGGGACAAGGTCGCTGATGACTGGGTCCAACCGTTGCAAGGCCTGTCTGTCATTAAGGTCAAAGATAAGGATGGCAAGCCACTCACCAACTCGGTGCTGGAAGCCCATCGCATCAATTCGCCCTACATTCTTGAAGGGAGAGACAAGACTGTCTTCAACCGCCTGAAGAGCGAATTGGCCAATATGGAAGAGGGTTTGGTTGACCTGCGCAAGCTAGCGTCCATTCTGTTAAAGCTCGACATCAATGCTTTACTGCATGGCGTTTTCCTGGCGAAGAAAGAGCTTGCCGGTGGTCGTCTGCGTCTTCCTCGTGCTCTCTCAGGTTTTATCGAAGCGAGTAAAGTCAATACGGCCGCCAGCGGTGGCGTAAAGAATGATGGAGTAAACCCCTCGGGCGATACTTCAAAGGGATTTGGAAACGTCCCGTTTGCCCGCGACGAATTTGTCTCATCCGATATCGGTGCGTTCTTCAATCTTGATCTGGCCCAACTACGCGGCTATGGATTTTCTCAACCTGTATATGAGCTGCTTGTGGGACTGGCGCTCTTTAAGATTCGAGGTTTTCTCGAAGAGGGACTGCGTTTGCGGACGGCATGCGATCTCGAATGCAAGTCGATCGAGGTGAAACGCCCGACGGGCTTTGAACTTCCCTCCTGGGATGCGCTCAAAAGCGCACTTCCTGGTCTGATTGAAAAGGCCAAGGCTGACGCAGGCTTTGAAGTCACAACGGTAATTTACAGCAGCGCTGGCAAATCCAACAAAGATACTAGCAACTCCACATCTGGTACGGCTAACGCCAGCGGCGACGACCAAAGGGAATAG
- the cas3g gene encoding type I-G CRISPR-associated helicase/endonuclease Cas3g: MDYRRFFSEATRLSSPFDYQARLAEQPWPDLLSVPTGMGKTAAVTLAWLWKRGWRSGKRSEVRDASTPSRLIWCLPMRVLVEQAEENIQAWLRNLDICGQTYERDRVSVHVLMGGSNDDQWTYFPEKDLILIGTQDMLLSRALMRGYGMSRYQWPVPFALLHNDSMWVFDEVQLMGAGLSTSAQLEAFRRRFPLAKNSRSLWVSATLNKKWMDTVDLKPYVEGLKTLGLEEDDQQQAEVERRLNSVKAVKKLPIILGKNAGKKDGRDAYLKALCEEVLKAHAEDSQTLVILNRVDRAQRLFCLLRKARPEQEDLLVHARFRAADRRKQNKRLSDSNSERNRIIVATQAIEAGVDITSKVLITELAPWSSLVQRFGRCNRYGEHNPEGAKIFWIDIEDDEEASRPYDSGQLVTARQYMEKLTSASPSDLRESDEDRPLTATLRQKDFLDLFNTDPDLSGFDVDVSDYIRDSDPPGVQVFWRDFEDNPNEPKPQGGPARDELCPISMGQAKDLQKRGAWYWDPLDDRWVKLDRWPRSGMVLLLRASDGGYIEEIGFDANSKDPVPPVNTADAELDAYSEDDLSRQKHPVALVDHLGHAADHIMQLCNALDETTHADALRRAALWHDVGKAHIVYKTRCGLADDDLPLAKSPRYNWRLEDERNRKVFRHELASALAWLAQHDGEQDADLIAYLIAAHHGKVRMSLRAMPTEDPAPDGRRFARGIWEGDELQALDFHGEHSNQIALRLALMELGEGEQGPSWTARTLGLLDDHGPFKLAWLETLVRLADWRASDEEENAVSQEGA; this comes from the coding sequence AAGCGATCTGAGGTCAGAGACGCTTCCACCCCAAGCCGGTTGATATGGTGTTTACCCATGCGCGTACTGGTGGAGCAAGCAGAGGAGAACATCCAGGCGTGGCTGCGTAACCTGGACATTTGTGGTCAGACCTATGAAAGAGATAGGGTGTCGGTCCATGTTCTGATGGGGGGATCCAACGACGATCAATGGACCTATTTCCCGGAAAAAGACCTCATTCTGATTGGCACACAGGACATGCTGCTTTCTCGTGCCCTGATGCGTGGATACGGAATGAGCCGCTATCAGTGGCCAGTCCCATTTGCTTTGCTGCATAACGACAGCATGTGGGTCTTTGACGAGGTACAACTGATGGGGGCGGGACTTTCCACCTCCGCGCAGCTGGAAGCTTTTCGCCGGCGCTTTCCTCTGGCTAAAAACAGCCGCTCGCTGTGGGTTTCCGCTACGCTGAACAAGAAGTGGATGGATACGGTTGACTTGAAGCCGTATGTGGAAGGCTTGAAAACACTGGGCCTTGAAGAGGATGACCAGCAGCAGGCCGAGGTGGAAAGGCGGCTCAACTCCGTCAAGGCCGTGAAAAAGCTCCCCATCATTCTTGGAAAAAATGCTGGCAAAAAAGATGGCCGGGATGCCTACCTGAAGGCGTTGTGCGAAGAGGTGTTGAAAGCTCATGCTGAAGACAGTCAGACCCTCGTCATTCTGAACCGGGTCGATCGCGCGCAACGCTTGTTCTGCCTGCTGCGCAAGGCGCGGCCAGAGCAAGAGGACCTTCTTGTCCATGCGCGCTTTCGCGCAGCGGACCGCAGGAAGCAGAACAAGCGCCTGAGCGATTCCAACTCCGAAAGGAACCGCATTATCGTTGCAACTCAGGCCATCGAAGCTGGAGTGGATATTACGTCAAAGGTGCTGATTACTGAACTTGCTCCATGGTCTTCGCTCGTGCAGCGGTTCGGACGCTGCAATCGCTACGGCGAGCATAACCCCGAAGGAGCAAAAATTTTCTGGATCGACATAGAGGACGACGAGGAAGCGTCAAGGCCCTATGACAGCGGTCAGCTGGTCACAGCGCGCCAATACATGGAGAAATTGACCAGCGCGAGCCCAAGCGATCTGAGGGAGAGCGATGAGGACAGGCCACTGACGGCCACGCTGCGCCAAAAAGACTTTCTCGACCTCTTCAATACCGACCCCGATCTTTCCGGCTTCGATGTGGATGTGTCGGATTACATCCGGGACAGTGACCCGCCGGGAGTACAGGTCTTCTGGCGTGATTTTGAAGACAATCCCAATGAGCCAAAGCCGCAGGGCGGCCCCGCCCGCGATGAGCTGTGTCCCATTTCCATGGGACAGGCCAAGGACCTGCAAAAACGGGGTGCTTGGTATTGGGATCCGCTGGATGACCGATGGGTCAAGCTTGACCGTTGGCCGCGTTCCGGCATGGTGCTGTTGTTGAGAGCCTCCGACGGGGGTTACATCGAGGAAATAGGGTTTGATGCAAATTCTAAAGATCCTGTGCCGCCGGTCAATACTGCGGACGCCGAGCTTGATGCTTACAGTGAAGATGATCTCTCCAGGCAAAAGCACCCAGTCGCGTTGGTCGATCATCTCGGTCATGCAGCCGATCACATCATGCAACTATGCAATGCGCTTGATGAGACCACACATGCGGATGCATTGCGCCGTGCGGCACTCTGGCATGATGTGGGCAAGGCCCATATCGTATATAAGACGCGCTGTGGTCTGGCCGATGACGATCTTCCACTCGCAAAGTCACCGAGGTATAACTGGCGCCTCGAGGATGAACGCAATCGAAAGGTCTTCCGTCACGAATTGGCCTCCGCGCTTGCGTGGCTGGCGCAGCATGATGGCGAGCAGGACGCCGACCTCATCGCCTATCTCATAGCGGCGCACCACGGCAAAGTACGCATGAGTCTGCGCGCCATGCCAACGGAAGATCCGGCGCCCGATGGCAGACGCTTCGCGCGCGGCATCTGGGAGGGCGATGAGCTTCAGGCCCTGGATTTTCATGGCGAGCACAGTAATCAAATTGCGCTCAGGCTTGCTTTGATGGAGTTGGGCGAAGGTGAACAGGGCCCGTCATGGACGGCGCGCACGCTGGGTCTACTTGATGACCATGGCCCTTTCAAGCTTGCATGGCTGGAAACGCTGGTGCGTCTGGCGGACTGGCGGGCCTCTGATGAAGAAGAAAATGCCGTGTCGCAGGAGGGCGCATGA